A single genomic interval of Pseudomonadales bacterium harbors:
- a CDS encoding acetophenone carboxylase: MSVLRVAEYLNVDLATRHWHCVVCNHDLGSAERNYKESCLVAARDPREVHNPGIEARDGFVGLAPNPAWCRIVEFYCPGCATLMEAEYLPPGHPITHDIALDLDSLERRFGGAAQEEA; the protein is encoded by the coding sequence ATGAGCGTGTTGCGCGTGGCCGAATACCTGAACGTCGATCTCGCCACACGGCACTGGCACTGCGTGGTCTGCAACCACGACCTGGGATCGGCGGAACGCAATTACAAGGAATCCTGCCTGGTGGCAGCGCGTGATCCGCGCGAAGTTCACAACCCCGGTATCGAGGCAAGGGACGGCTTCGTGGGGCTGGCGCCGAATCCGGCATGGTGTCGCATTGTCGAGTTCTACTGCCCGGGCTGCGCGACGCTGATGGAGGCGGAATACCTGCCGCCGGGGCACCCGATCACGCACGACATCGCGCTCGATCTCGACAGCCTGGAACGTCGCTTCGGCGGCGCGGCGCAGGAGGAGGCATGA
- a CDS encoding DUF1232 domain-containing protein, producing the protein MARRAPVAEFLGREEATYSEPRLWQKLSRSALAAGREVVEKALWLYYASQRPDVPRWAKATIYAALAYFILPLDAIPDLTPFTGYADDLAALSAALLTVAAYVDDAVKEKARQRMLQWFGAATPRSVEH; encoded by the coding sequence ATGGCGCGTCGGGCCCCGGTGGCGGAATTCCTCGGCCGTGAGGAGGCCACGTACTCCGAACCACGGCTGTGGCAGAAGCTCTCGCGCAGCGCGCTCGCCGCCGGGCGTGAGGTGGTCGAGAAGGCGCTGTGGCTGTATTACGCGTCACAGCGTCCCGACGTGCCGCGCTGGGCCAAGGCCACCATCTACGCGGCGCTTGCCTATTTCATCCTGCCGCTGGATGCGATCCCCGACCTCACGCCGTTCACCGGTTATGCGGACGACCTGGCCGCCCTCAGCGCTGCGTTGCTGACGGTTGCTGCCTACGTCGACGATGCCGTGAAAGAGAAGGCGCGTCAGCGGATGCTGCAGTGGTTCGGCGCAGCCACGCCGCGCAGTGTGGAGCACTGA
- a CDS encoding hydantoinase/oxoprolinase family protein, translated as MAVTINIDTGGTFTDGVFTRDGRAFGVKAFSTPHDLTVGMLECVEAGAEALGLGVEEMLAEATAFRFSSTIVTNAIIERRGPRVGLLVSAGEERTLYGNAGLLSGGYVTPELVLGVAEPLDAGTVTAAVEELLDRGARVLAVSLRDSWRNPASERALRSIVRELYPAYYVGAVRVFLASDISALPGPAARTNTIVLNALVHAYLARSIYPAEEKLRRRGLRCPLLLVDGHAGLARAAKTLAIQTHNSGPAAGVSGAVALADTLRAGSGAVITLDIGGTSSDVAVADARSLAIAWTREIEGLPVHVPSVRVEALGFGGGTIARATDGVLRLGPQSAGAHPGPACFDRGGEDATVSDANLLLGFLAADGFHGGQMPLSRARAEDALGRLATGLGTDTVALARSIREDTARGIADGISALLHARGAAPAHATLVAYGGGGPLHAAEVAALAGIRHVVVPAMSSVFSALGVSRLDLHHVYPFAHDGAEAPQQALSRLIETATRDVQAEGFDPSAALLDLDVVERDSGNALWRHHGTACNAAQRTLHDVLPQALAAAASAEATLLVLTARLIAANGSADAGSPLPAAEGRASEREVDWGDGPRATAVLDCDAIEPVAPVHGPALLVGADKTIAVPAGWILRRRHDGDFHLEVGA; from the coding sequence ATGGCGGTAACGATCAATATCGACACCGGCGGCACCTTTACCGACGGCGTGTTCACGCGCGACGGGCGAGCCTTCGGCGTCAAGGCCTTCAGCACCCCGCACGACCTCACGGTCGGCATGCTCGAGTGCGTCGAGGCCGGTGCCGAGGCGCTGGGACTCGGCGTGGAAGAAATGCTGGCAGAAGCGACCGCGTTCCGCTTTTCCTCGACGATCGTCACCAACGCGATCATCGAACGGCGCGGCCCGCGGGTCGGGCTGCTGGTGTCGGCGGGGGAGGAGCGCACGCTCTACGGCAATGCCGGCCTGCTGAGCGGCGGTTACGTGACTCCGGAGCTGGTGCTCGGTGTTGCCGAACCGCTGGATGCCGGCACGGTCACGGCAGCGGTCGAGGAGCTGCTCGATCGCGGGGCACGCGTGCTTGCGGTCAGCCTGCGCGATTCGTGGCGCAATCCGGCCAGCGAACGTGCGCTGCGCAGCATCGTGCGCGAACTGTATCCGGCGTACTACGTCGGTGCCGTACGCGTGTTTCTCGCCAGCGACATCAGCGCGCTGCCCGGTCCGGCGGCACGCACCAACACCATCGTGCTGAATGCGCTGGTGCACGCGTATCTGGCGCGCAGCATCTACCCGGCCGAGGAAAAGCTGCGCCGCCGTGGGCTGCGCTGCCCGCTGCTGCTGGTCGACGGGCACGCGGGCCTCGCCCGCGCGGCGAAGACGCTGGCGATCCAGACGCACAATTCAGGGCCCGCTGCCGGGGTTTCGGGCGCAGTCGCACTGGCCGATACGCTGCGCGCAGGCAGCGGTGCCGTGATCACGCTCGATATAGGTGGCACCAGTTCGGACGTGGCGGTGGCCGATGCCCGCTCGCTCGCGATCGCGTGGACCCGCGAGATCGAGGGCTTGCCGGTGCACGTGCCGTCGGTGCGTGTGGAGGCGCTCGGCTTCGGTGGCGGCACGATCGCGCGCGCCACCGACGGGGTGCTGCGTCTGGGTCCGCAGAGCGCCGGCGCGCATCCCGGGCCAGCCTGCTTCGATCGCGGCGGCGAGGATGCCACCGTTTCCGATGCGAACCTGTTGCTCGGCTTTCTGGCTGCAGACGGATTTCACGGCGGCCAGATGCCGCTGAGCCGCGCGCGTGCAGAGGACGCACTCGGCAGGCTCGCAACCGGACTCGGCACCGATACGGTGGCGCTTGCGCGCAGCATCCGTGAGGACACTGCCCGTGGCATCGCGGATGGCATCAGCGCGTTGTTGCATGCGCGCGGTGCAGCACCTGCGCACGCCACGCTGGTTGCCTATGGCGGCGGTGGGCCGCTGCACGCCGCCGAAGTCGCCGCGCTGGCCGGGATCCGCCACGTGGTGGTGCCGGCGATGTCGTCGGTATTCAGCGCACTCGGCGTGAGCCGGCTCGACCTGCACCACGTGTATCCGTTTGCGCACGACGGCGCCGAGGCGCCGCAGCAGGCACTGTCGCGGCTGATCGAAACCGCCACACGCGATGTGCAGGCCGAGGGCTTCGATCCGTCCGCTGCGCTGCTTGACCTCGACGTGGTCGAGCGCGACAGCGGAAACGCGCTGTGGCGGCATCACGGCACTGCATGCAACGCAGCGCAGCGCACGCTGCACGACGTGTTGCCGCAGGCGCTCGCGGCCGCAGCCAGCGCCGAGGCGACGCTGCTGGTATTGACGGCGCGGTTGATCGCTGCCAACGGCTCCGCTGACGCCGGGTCACCGCTGCCGGCGGCCGAGGGCAGGGCGAGCGAACGCGAGGTGGACTGGGGTGATGGACCGCGTGCCACCGCAGTACTCGACTGCGATGCGATCGAGCCGGTCGCACCGGTACATGGACCGGCGTTGCTGGTTGGCGCCGACAAGACGATCGCGGTGCCGGCGGGCTGGATCCTGCGGCGACGCCACGACGGAGATTTTCATCTGGAGGTCGGAGCATGA
- a CDS encoding enoyl-CoA hydratase/isomerase family protein has translation MSNDTSERPVFGVELLPDGDNQLADVSYQKNLKPGVGRITVDRPEVLNAWRHETVRSVVRALLDCHLDRSIGVVVLSGAGKRSFCAGGDIKQGRNESPEKLAIYQEVHQSIRTCLKPIIARVNGNCIGMGHHIAYHCDLTIAADHALFGQNGANVGSPIGGFPVNYLARIIGHKRAREMWYACKRYSAAQMLDWGLVNAVVPYEELDAEVDRWCDTLLDKSPNSLRLAKATFERDIDLMRDSNTFGEVCPDFFLAGGSSAELQEGLDAFIEKRKPDWAKFRRRDDRR, from the coding sequence ATGAGCAATGACACCAGCGAGCGCCCGGTATTCGGCGTCGAGCTGCTTCCCGACGGTGACAATCAGCTCGCCGACGTGAGCTACCAGAAGAACCTCAAACCCGGCGTGGGGCGCATCACGGTCGACCGGCCCGAAGTGCTGAACGCGTGGCGGCACGAAACCGTGCGTTCGGTAGTGCGCGCGCTGCTCGACTGCCATCTCGATCGCAGCATCGGCGTGGTCGTGCTGAGCGGCGCCGGCAAGCGCTCGTTCTGCGCCGGCGGCGATATCAAGCAGGGACGCAACGAAAGCCCCGAGAAACTGGCGATCTACCAGGAGGTGCACCAGTCGATCCGCACCTGCCTGAAGCCGATCATCGCGCGCGTGAACGGCAACTGCATCGGCATGGGGCACCACATCGCGTACCACTGCGACCTCACGATCGCGGCCGACCACGCGCTGTTCGGCCAGAACGGCGCCAACGTCGGCAGCCCGATCGGCGGTTTTCCGGTGAACTACCTGGCACGCATCATCGGCCACAAGCGTGCCCGCGAGATGTGGTACGCGTGCAAGCGCTACAGCGCCGCACAGATGCTCGACTGGGGTCTGGTGAACGCGGTGGTGCCGTACGAGGAACTCGACGCCGAGGTTGATCGCTGGTGCGACACGCTGCTCGACAAGAGCCCGAACAGCCTGCGACTGGCGAAGGCGACCTTCGAGCGCGACATCGACCTGATGCGTGACAGCAACACCTTCGGCGAAGTGTGCCCCGATTTCTTCCTGGCCGGCGGTTCGTCGGCAGAACTGCAGGAGGGGCTCGATGCGTTCATCGAAAAGCGCAAGCCGGACTGGGCGAAATTCCGCCGTCGCGACGACAGGCGCTGA
- a CDS encoding hydantoinase/oxoprolinase family protein, whose amino-acid sequence MSMDAGTQAAAGGNSIDIDVGGTFTDCFVQFEGRQISAKAPTTHYDLAVCFREAIGLAAARVGLDFASLVARCNVVRYSTTKALNALIERRGPQLGLITTAGNEHVNLIGRSIQWQHGLNLSEIDGLAKVRRPEPLIPFTMTVGVRERIDYAGKVVLPIDADDVRRKVHALVDRGAEGFVVCLLWAHVNPRHEQAVRELIEEMYPDVNLGAMPVYLSSEVAPIWHEYPRLNATTLNAFLQWELQDQFAQLGFELRQNGHRRPLQIVSNVGGMAKAARTRALDTFGAGPVAGLFGAAHVGSFAGVEDIIVTDMGGTSFDFAPVSGGEVRFFADSPVIDRWLTEQPIIEVKSIGAGGGSIAWLNPAMGNRLEVGPRSAGSNPGPAAYGMGGREPTVTDADVVLGYLDPQAFLGGRMKLDRALAERAIRRRIAEPLGIDVIEAAAAIRRTIDATMGGVIAKDLLLKGLDIRRFSVFANGGAGPLHCVDFARVIRPDMLCYTFPYSSVFCAMAGTTMDLSHIYQRSAHCTLKDLNSGALLDEAGREAFNRIVDAMVRDAERDVVSEGFSPEQIVFTLELDMRFGGQFHQTRARSPHLRIGQDTDIEDMLRAFEEEHARRYSKLSLFPEGTIEVETIHLLARVPLPKPRMPEIARGSRDAGGACVGSREVYWTQAAAHAKTSIYDAVQLRAGNVIEGPAIVQAPDTTILVPGDRELEVDRWGNGVIRPR is encoded by the coding sequence ATGAGCATGGACGCAGGCACGCAGGCCGCTGCGGGCGGCAACAGCATCGATATCGACGTCGGCGGCACCTTCACCGACTGCTTCGTGCAGTTCGAAGGCAGGCAAATCAGCGCCAAGGCGCCCACCACGCACTACGACCTCGCGGTATGTTTCCGGGAGGCGATCGGTCTGGCCGCGGCGCGCGTCGGGCTCGATTTCGCGTCGCTGGTGGCGCGCTGCAACGTGGTGCGCTACTCGACCACCAAGGCGTTGAACGCGCTGATCGAGCGCCGCGGGCCGCAGCTCGGGCTGATCACTACCGCCGGCAACGAGCACGTGAACCTGATCGGGCGATCGATCCAGTGGCAGCACGGGCTCAACCTCTCGGAGATCGACGGCCTGGCCAAGGTGCGCCGGCCCGAACCGCTGATTCCGTTCACGATGACGGTGGGCGTGCGCGAGCGCATCGACTACGCCGGCAAGGTGGTGCTGCCGATCGACGCCGACGACGTGCGGCGCAAGGTGCACGCGCTGGTCGACCGTGGCGCCGAAGGCTTCGTGGTCTGTCTGCTGTGGGCGCACGTGAATCCGCGGCACGAACAGGCGGTGCGCGAGCTGATCGAGGAGATGTACCCGGACGTGAACCTTGGCGCGATGCCGGTCTACCTGTCGTCCGAAGTCGCGCCGATCTGGCACGAGTACCCGCGCCTGAACGCGACCACGCTGAACGCCTTCCTGCAGTGGGAGCTGCAGGACCAGTTCGCGCAGCTCGGTTTCGAGCTGCGCCAGAACGGCCACCGGCGTCCGCTGCAGATCGTGAGCAACGTGGGCGGCATGGCGAAGGCGGCGCGCACGCGCGCCCTCGATACCTTCGGTGCCGGCCCGGTGGCCGGGCTGTTCGGTGCCGCGCACGTCGGCTCGTTCGCCGGCGTCGAGGACATCATCGTGACCGACATGGGCGGCACCAGCTTCGACTTCGCGCCGGTGAGCGGCGGCGAGGTGCGCTTCTTCGCCGACAGCCCGGTGATCGACCGCTGGCTCACCGAACAGCCGATCATCGAGGTGAAATCGATCGGCGCCGGCGGTGGTTCGATCGCGTGGCTGAACCCGGCGATGGGCAACCGCCTCGAGGTCGGACCGCGCAGCGCGGGCTCGAATCCGGGTCCCGCGGCCTACGGCATGGGTGGGCGTGAACCCACCGTGACCGACGCCGACGTGGTGCTCGGTTATCTGGATCCGCAGGCCTTCCTCGGCGGGCGGATGAAGCTCGACCGCGCGCTCGCCGAACGGGCGATCCGCCGGCGCATCGCCGAACCGCTCGGCATCGACGTGATCGAGGCCGCGGCCGCGATCCGGCGCACCATCGACGCCACCATGGGCGGTGTGATCGCGAAGGACCTGCTGCTGAAGGGGCTCGACATCCGGCGCTTCAGCGTGTTCGCCAACGGGGGTGCCGGCCCGCTGCACTGCGTGGACTTCGCGCGTGTGATCCGCCCGGACATGCTCTGCTACACGTTCCCGTACTCGAGCGTGTTCTGCGCGATGGCCGGCACCACGATGGATCTCTCGCACATCTACCAGCGCTCGGCGCACTGCACGCTGAAGGATCTGAACTCGGGTGCGCTGCTCGACGAGGCAGGGCGCGAGGCGTTCAACCGCATCGTCGACGCGATGGTGCGCGACGCCGAGCGCGACGTGGTTTCCGAGGGTTTCAGCCCGGAGCAGATCGTGTTCACGCTGGAGCTCGACATGCGCTTCGGTGGGCAGTTTCACCAGACGCGCGCGCGTTCACCGCACCTGCGCATCGGGCAGGACACGGACATCGAGGACATGCTGCGTGCGTTCGAGGAAGAACACGCGCGGCGCTACTCGAAGCTCAGCCTGTTCCCGGAAGGCACGATCGAGGTCGAGACCATCCACCTGCTGGCGCGCGTGCCGCTGCCGAAGCCACGCATGCCCGAGATCGCCCGCGGCAGTCGTGATGCCGGCGGGGCGTGTGTCGGCAGCCGTGAGGTGTACTGGACCCAGGCTGCTGCGCACGCGAAGACGTCGATCTACGACGCCGTGCAGTTGCGCGCCGGCAACGTGATCGAGGGACCGGCGATCGTACAGGCCCCCGACACCACCATCCTGGTACCCGGTGATCGCGAGCTCGAGGTGGATCGCTGGGGCAACGGCGTGATCAGGCCGCGCTGA
- a CDS encoding phenylacetate--CoA ligase family protein, with amino-acid sequence MSSTHERDRPYWNMQIEPFLDTPELRVLQLHRLRTHLAKLYEGAPFWRERMQRHGMKPDDVRRIEDLGRMLPPCRKQDLREAAEAHGTIGSMERMIAAPGNELRLLAATSGTTGEPTPYPFTPAGMEVMNENWARIMWRCGIRPGDRILHGFGLSMFIGGVPLLMSASAMGACPIPVGAEVGAERLLQIGQIFKPRALFCTPSFADYLIEAAPKAIGKPVSSLGVEIILSGGEPGAGLPEVRRRIESAWGAKLFDMGGAGGGSCGWHDYQGMHNVSGDSSIFELVDPATDEPIALEDGARGESCLTTIVGDGSVGGIRTSLGDIMEVTMSRCPCGHTGFRYRIVGRVDDMLKVKGAIVYPAALDNLIAAFHPRVTGEFRIVLDEPPPRVTPPLKLKIEHAAGIGGEALRQLEGELLERLRNELRVTPAITWLEPETLPRTGKKTDFFERNYR; translated from the coding sequence ATGAGCAGCACGCATGAGCGCGACCGCCCGTACTGGAACATGCAGATCGAGCCGTTCCTCGACACACCCGAGCTGCGCGTGCTGCAGTTGCACCGCCTGCGCACGCACCTGGCGAAACTCTACGAGGGTGCGCCGTTCTGGCGCGAGCGCATGCAGCGCCACGGCATGAAGCCCGACGATGTACGCCGGATCGAGGATCTGGGTCGCATGCTGCCGCCGTGCCGCAAGCAGGACTTGCGCGAAGCGGCCGAGGCGCACGGCACCATCGGCTCCATGGAGCGCATGATCGCGGCGCCGGGCAACGAGCTGCGGCTGCTTGCCGCGACCAGTGGCACCACCGGCGAGCCGACGCCTTACCCGTTCACGCCGGCCGGCATGGAGGTGATGAACGAGAACTGGGCGCGCATCATGTGGCGCTGCGGCATCCGCCCCGGTGACCGCATCCTGCACGGTTTCGGCCTCAGCATGTTCATCGGCGGCGTGCCGCTGCTGATGAGCGCCTCGGCGATGGGCGCGTGCCCGATTCCGGTCGGAGCTGAAGTCGGTGCCGAACGGTTGCTGCAGATCGGGCAGATCTTCAAGCCGCGCGCGCTGTTCTGCACGCCTTCGTTCGCCGACTACCTGATCGAGGCGGCACCGAAGGCGATCGGCAAGCCGGTATCCAGCCTCGGCGTCGAGATCATCCTCTCGGGTGGCGAGCCCGGTGCCGGCCTGCCTGAAGTGCGCCGGCGCATCGAGAGCGCCTGGGGTGCGAAACTTTTCGATATGGGTGGCGCCGGCGGCGGCTCCTGTGGCTGGCACGACTACCAGGGCATGCACAACGTGAGCGGTGACAGTTCGATCTTCGAGCTGGTCGATCCCGCGACCGACGAACCGATCGCACTCGAGGACGGCGCGCGCGGCGAATCGTGCCTGACGACGATCGTGGGCGACGGTTCGGTGGGCGGCATCCGCACCAGCCTCGGCGACATCATGGAAGTCACGATGAGCCGGTGTCCGTGCGGGCATACGGGCTTTCGCTACCGCATCGTCGGGCGCGTCGACGACATGCTGAAGGTCAAGGGAGCGATCGTGTATCCGGCGGCGCTCGACAACCTGATCGCCGCGTTCCACCCGCGCGTGACCGGCGAGTTCCGCATCGTGCTCGACGAGCCGCCGCCGCGCGTGACGCCACCGCTGAAGCTGAAGATCGAGCACGCCGCCGGCATTGGTGGCGAGGCGTTGCGCCAGCTCGAGGGCGAGCTGCTCGAACGCCTGCGCAACGAGCTGCGCGTGACGCCGGCGATCACCTGGCTCGAACCCGAGACGCTGCCGCGTACCGGCAAGAAGACCGATTTCTTCGAGCGCAACTACCGCTGA
- a CDS encoding TIGR03617 family F420-dependent LLM class oxidoreductase — MHSARDAGLKVDASLLVSNPNDAGPLARGLEEMGYDGAYTFEGRHDPFLPLAVAAGTTSRLQLTTGIAVAFARNPMLLANLGYDLQLMSGGRFILGIGSQVRAHIEKRFSAAWSHPARRMREFVLALRAIWDCWQNGTGLDFRGEFYTHTLMTPVFTPGPNPHGLPPVYLAAVGPQMLEVAGEVGDGLLVHPFATPHFIASEVLPAFERGIARAGAPRAARAVSCQVIVATGLDRKECEHNLRQARGQVAFYASTPAYRPVLDAHGWGDLQQRLNLLSKQGKWAEMGELLSDELVNEVVVHGSPEEVGERLRARCAGWADRVSPVIYAGDLELRARLVRAIKG; from the coding sequence ATGCACAGCGCACGCGATGCCGGACTCAAGGTCGACGCCAGCCTGCTGGTCTCGAACCCGAACGACGCCGGACCACTGGCCCGCGGGCTCGAGGAGATGGGCTACGACGGCGCGTATACCTTCGAAGGGCGGCACGATCCGTTCCTGCCGCTCGCAGTCGCAGCGGGTACCACCAGCCGTCTGCAGCTCACCACCGGCATCGCGGTGGCGTTCGCGCGTAACCCGATGCTGCTCGCGAACCTTGGCTACGATCTGCAACTGATGTCGGGCGGGCGTTTCATCCTGGGCATCGGGTCGCAGGTGCGCGCCCATATCGAAAAGCGCTTCAGCGCAGCGTGGTCGCATCCGGCGCGACGCATGCGCGAGTTCGTGCTTGCACTGCGCGCAATCTGGGACTGCTGGCAGAACGGTACGGGGCTCGATTTCCGTGGCGAGTTCTACACCCACACGCTGATGACACCGGTGTTCACGCCAGGGCCGAACCCGCACGGGCTGCCTCCGGTCTACCTCGCTGCGGTCGGGCCGCAGATGCTCGAGGTGGCCGGCGAGGTCGGCGACGGGCTGCTGGTGCATCCGTTCGCGACCCCGCACTTCATTGCGAGCGAGGTGCTGCCAGCGTTCGAACGCGGCATCGCACGCGCCGGTGCGCCGCGTGCGGCACGCGCGGTATCGTGCCAGGTGATCGTCGCCACCGGGCTCGATCGCAAGGAGTGCGAACACAACCTTCGGCAGGCGCGCGGGCAGGTGGCGTTCTACGCATCCACACCAGCGTACCGACCGGTGCTCGACGCACACGGCTGGGGGGATCTGCAGCAGCGGCTGAATCTGCTGTCGAAGCAGGGCAAGTGGGCAGAGATGGGCGAACTGCTGAGCGACGAACTGGTGAACGAGGTCGTGGTGCACGGTTCGCCCGAGGAAGTCGGCGAGCGGTTGCGCGCACGCTGTGCGGGCTGGGCCGATCGGGTCAGCCCGGTGATCTACGCGGGCGATCTCGAACTGCGAGCGCGCCTGGTACGGGCGATCAAGGGATGA
- a CDS encoding alpha/beta hydrolase, translating into MKPTHGESTRHAYAGNPIRHRLDVGGLQLQAWEWPGSGDPILLVHATSFHGRCWDAVVEAMPGRRVFALDMPSHGGSERRAPPYDWRRFGADVRESVVALGLQRVLGVGHSLGGYATLLAGAVAPASFRGLVLVDPVIVDPQGSLARRQGNAAEHPVSRRRDRWESPEAMFAAFRTRSPYAGWEPRVLRDYCEHGLVPDPDGSFRLACPPLLEAEVYCTLRMEGVMDAIAAVRIPVDVIRARPRSPDDGPFDFGPSPTWEKLAALLADGRDEQLVDCSHFIPMERPRWMAQRIARAADGMR; encoded by the coding sequence ATGAAGCCGACGCATGGAGAAAGCACGCGGCATGCGTACGCGGGCAATCCGATACGCCACCGGCTCGACGTCGGCGGACTGCAACTGCAGGCGTGGGAGTGGCCGGGCAGCGGCGATCCGATCCTGCTCGTGCACGCGACCAGTTTCCATGGGCGCTGCTGGGACGCCGTGGTCGAGGCGATGCCGGGGCGGCGCGTGTTCGCGCTCGACATGCCGAGCCACGGTGGCAGCGAACGACGCGCTCCACCGTACGACTGGCGCCGTTTCGGTGCGGACGTGCGCGAGAGCGTGGTGGCGCTCGGGTTGCAGCGCGTGCTCGGGGTAGGGCATTCGCTGGGCGGCTACGCGACGCTGCTGGCCGGCGCAGTGGCGCCGGCGAGCTTTCGCGGGCTGGTGCTGGTGGACCCGGTGATCGTCGATCCGCAGGGCTCCCTTGCGCGGCGGCAGGGGAACGCGGCCGAACACCCGGTCAGCCGGCGGCGTGATCGCTGGGAATCTCCGGAGGCGATGTTCGCGGCGTTTCGCACCCGCAGTCCGTACGCAGGCTGGGAGCCGCGCGTGTTGCGCGATTACTGCGAACACGGGCTGGTGCCGGACCCGGACGGAAGTTTCCGTCTGGCGTGTCCGCCGCTGCTGGAGGCGGAGGTGTACTGCACGCTGAGGATGGAGGGGGTCATGGATGCGATTGCGGCAGTACGGATTCCGGTCGACGTGATCCGGGCCCGCCCGCGCAGTCCGGATGACGGGCCGTTCGACTTCGGGCCGTCGCCGACCTGGGAGAAACTGGCAGCGCTGCTGGCCGACGGGCGCGACGAGCAGCTCGTCGACTGCTCGCACTTCATTCCGATGGAGCGCCCGCGCTGGATGGCACAGCGCATCGCGCGTGCTGCCGACGGCATGCGTTGA
- a CDS encoding AMP-binding protein, with amino-acid sequence MHPCVHAVARPDRPACVMAASGITVSYARLEERSRRCAQMLRGLDIGSGNTVAICMDNNPHYFELCWAAQRAGLHYTCIASTLEAADIAWFVRDSGARALFLSASQRAQAARLATLLGTGVERFAVEGRIDGWRDYESSSARFPAERLSDESSGAELVYVREGGGVPGAIRARLNSRPIEELPSFVQLIGAQYDFCADCVFLCTAPLHAEASLGFCMAMQRYGATVIVMERFDPQWALALIDQYHVTHSLWLTPMLEQMLKLPASTRHLFELASHRVAIHTVAPCPPAVQHEIGEWWGPILHDYHAHLAADS; translated from the coding sequence GTGCATCCCTGCGTGCACGCGGTTGCGCGACCCGACAGGCCTGCCTGCGTGATGGCCGCAAGCGGCATCACCGTGAGCTACGCACGACTCGAGGAACGCAGCCGGCGCTGTGCCCAGATGCTGCGCGGACTCGACATTGGCAGCGGCAACACCGTTGCGATCTGCATGGACAACAATCCGCATTATTTCGAGCTGTGCTGGGCGGCACAGCGTGCCGGGCTGCATTACACCTGCATCGCCAGCACGCTGGAGGCCGCAGACATCGCGTGGTTCGTACGCGACTCCGGAGCGCGGGCGCTGTTCCTGTCGGCCTCGCAGCGGGCGCAGGCGGCCCGGCTGGCGACACTGCTTGGTACCGGCGTGGAGCGCTTTGCGGTCGAGGGCCGCATCGACGGCTGGCGCGACTACGAATCGAGCAGTGCGCGTTTTCCCGCCGAGCGACTGTCCGATGAAAGTTCGGGTGCCGAGCTGGTGTATGTGCGGGAAGGCGGTGGGGTGCCGGGAGCAATCCGGGCCCGGTTGAATTCCCGACCGATCGAGGAGCTGCCGTCCTTCGTGCAACTGATCGGCGCACAGTACGATTTTTGCGCCGATTGCGTGTTCCTGTGCACGGCGCCACTGCATGCCGAGGCATCACTCGGCTTCTGCATGGCGATGCAGCGCTACGGCGCCACCGTGATCGTGATGGAGCGTTTCGATCCGCAGTGGGCGCTGGCGCTGATCGACCAGTACCACGTCACCCACTCGCTGTGGCTGACGCCGATGCTGGAGCAAATGCTGAAGCTTCCCGCGTCGACGCGACACCTGTTCGAACTCGCGAGCCATCGCGTGGCAATCCACACCGTTGCGCCGTGTCCGCCGGCAGTGCAGCACGAGATCGGCGAATGGTGGGGGCCGATCCTGCACGACTACCACGCGCACCTGGCGGCGGACTCCTGA
- a CDS encoding TetR/AcrR family transcriptional regulator: MIRTNGNSRAAQLERTHRRLLDAAGELFLANGYARTTVGDLIRAAGVSRATFYAHFASKDAVLRELMTQVWDAATAAYAGFAELPDCSETAVRGWLEGLLDAWLRYGRLTLLVNELLAADLVAQSRERERRNVAVLIGNGRHWQHLARDEAERRAQLLIFQLERCMLEWVSGRWATPRDALIGTLARVWIATLRAR, encoded by the coding sequence GTGATTCGCACGAACGGCAACTCGCGTGCGGCACAGCTCGAGCGCACGCACCGGCGCCTGCTCGACGCCGCCGGGGAGCTGTTTCTGGCAAACGGGTACGCGCGCACCACGGTCGGTGACCTGATCCGCGCTGCCGGTGTCTCGCGCGCCACCTTCTACGCCCACTTCGCCAGCAAGGATGCAGTGCTGCGCGAGCTGATGACACAGGTGTGGGACGCAGCCACCGCCGCCTACGCGGGCTTTGCCGAGTTGCCCGACTGCAGCGAGACGGCCGTGCGCGGCTGGCTCGAGGGCCTGCTCGATGCGTGGCTGCGCTACGGGCGGCTCACGCTGCTGGTGAACGAACTGCTGGCGGCCGATCTGGTCGCGCAGAGCCGCGAACGCGAACGGCGCAACGTCGCGGTGCTGATCGGCAACGGCAGGCACTGGCAGCACCTGGCGCGCGACGAGGCGGAACGACGCGCGCAGTTGCTGATCTTCCAGCTCGAGCGCTGCATGCTCGAGTGGGTATCCGGACGCTGGGCGACCCCGCGCGACGCACTGATCGGCACACTGGCGCGCGTGTGGATCGCCACCTTGCGAGCGCGCTGA